CTTTTGGTTACCAATTGTtactctttttaaaggaacagacaattgaatatatataaacaattaacTAGATGTACCCTAATGAAAGCATGCATGTATTTTGTTCCCTGCATGTTTTCTTTTGGGGCTATATGGGgaaaaaagagcttgcaaaatttttttttgtagcttTTGTAAACACTCCCTTCATTCTAAACTGTGTTGAGGCCACAAATGCGGCATTCCTGTGCTTCTCAAGCGGCTGtagtacagctcattgagaagggtgAAAGAATGGCATGGTAAAGCTGAAAGGgtgtttctattgaaatcagcacttttataaactgtcagcAATATGTCAGAGCAGTGTGTTTGGGTGTAAATATGTGCAGTAGCCTGATCTTGTAGTCGAGTAGCTGAAGGACCACTAATGCTGTGGCATATATGAGCCTGTTGGTTTCTGTGATGGTGCAAGATGGGATTGTGGACAATGCTTCATTAACTGATGGTTGCTTTCCGGTGATCTTCGGTAGTCTTGTCTGCAGGTTAACGACTGCTAGTTTTTCTAGGATCATTTCCCTTATGTCTGTTGTTATGCCATCTTGGGGTATGGATTCAGGTGGACAATTCTCTGCAGGTAAGAATGTCGGTATGGACATTTCTTCCTTCTCATGGTGTATGGTTAATTTCTTCTGTAGTCCATTTATTAAACTCGATTTCTCTTGAAGATGTTCAAACGTGTTACCGGCTGTTTTGGTGTTAGGGTAGATGATGGTCTCTTATTCATCCATAGCTCCTACATACGTTTCATATAGTCTCTCTCATTGGGTCTGCTGTTGTAGTAGCATTTGAGCAGGtctaggttaaagggacactatagtcacctgaacaactttagcttaatgaagcagtatgggtgtatagaacatgcccctgcagcctcactgctcaatcctctgccatttaggagttaaatccctttgtttatgacccctagtcacacctccctgcatgtgacttgcacagccttccataaacacttcctgtaaagagagcactatttagactttctttattgcaagttctgtttaattcagattttcttatcccctgctatgttaaacgCTTGCTAgaccctcctgtatgtgattaaagttcaatttagagattgagatacaattatttaaggtaaattacatctgtttgaaagtgaaaccatttttttttttcatggaggctctgtcaatcatagccaggggaggtgtggctagggctgcctaaacagaaacaaagtgatttaactcctaaatgacagtgaattgagcagtgaaattgcaggggaatgatctatacaccaaatctgctttatttagctaaagtaatttaggtgactatagtgttcctttaaggtataaGTTTGTCTTGTTTCCTGTGGCTTTGGAAAGTTACATAATCCGTATCACTGAATACTGACAGTTATTCTGGTGCCATCTAGTGTTGGAAGGAAACAAAATGTTTTGTGAAGCTATTACTTGATGCTACAATGAAATGACTTGACTGTTAAACTGCAAAAGAAACAAAATGTTATGTTACACAAGTATACAATTTAGGCTTTGCAGAAAGATGCTACCTTGTAGAATACAGAATATACTGTATTGACTACAGAAAATATTCTACTGATATTCTCTTTTGATGGGGTGACTGTGTGAtagaaaatatcaaaatacattctCATTCacctcctctgcgctatactaGCAAAGATAACAAATGTATTCATAATATGATCTCCATAAAAAGTAGTTTGTCTCCTCTTAACAGGCACGCTACAGTGGTTTTACTGATGAGATCTATGTTGTAATATCTTAACCTGGTTGTCCTTCTATTCTAGGGTCGAATAGCCTGTGCCAATGTGCTGAGTGACTTGTATGCTATGGGGATCACAGAGTGTGACAACATGCTGATGTTGCTAAGTGTCAGCCAAAAGATGACAGAAGAGGTAAGTTTGTGTCGCCGTTTTAATATAAGTGTGTAGTATTGTGACTTGTACTGTATAACCAATGTTTATCAGCAGCACAAGTTTAAATTGATGAGTATAGTTGGACGTTTCTTTATGTATTTAGGGTGTGGGGAAGTTCTCTTTTGATACATGATCTCTTCATTTGTTTAGGAGAGAGAGAAAGTTACCCCACTGATGATTAAAGGTTTTAAAGATGCTGCTGAAGAGGGAGGCACCTCGGTAACCGGAGGACAGACTGTGGTTAACCCCTGGATCATCATTGGAGGCGTAGCCACTGTTGTGTGCCAGGCAAATGAATTCATCATGTGAGTTTCTCACTCTTAAATACACCCATGGAACATCTAGTTTGGAACCAACAGATTTAAGATTGTATTTGTGAAGACTCATTGTATATAAAATGCGTTGGTAGCACAGCTGACACCAGACTTGCAGTGTTCATAGTCGAGATTGCCTGTAAATGCTTTgagctgtgcgtgtgtgtatttttgtctaTTCCTTTACCTCCCatcctctgtgctgtctctcaTTCTATATATGTGTGGCTGCTGGTGTTATAGCTACACAGTGTCCAAGAACACATCCTGCTGCTGTTGTATTGCAAGGATTTCTGATCTTGTATTCCAACAGCTGGAGGTTACACACCCCTTCCTTTGTATTTTCCTTAAAGAAAGCATAGTTTTGGCTAGGCTAATGGGTCTAATTCCTTAACGCAGTTTCTCACACCTAGAAAAAATCTACTGTGAGATCATCAACAGACAGACTTGAGCTGACttccattttattgtattttttttatgtaagcaatgttttttataaatatatgcaaTGAAATAGCTGGAATCAGTCATGGGATATTTTAGCTAATCTTGGCTCTCTTTATGTTCAGTGGGAGAGCTGAACATATCCCATTAACATGTGGCTTATAGGTTTTTATGGAATATTTGGTTTAGAACCAAACACAGACCATATTTTAAAGGTATAcaccatgtaatatatatatagctgcaGCCTAGCACTGATGTATAGTTGGGTTTGAGGAATAACAGTGCAATCCTGATCCATAACGCAATTCCATTCATTTGTAGGCCACACAACGCTGTGCCTGGAGATGTACTTGTTCTTACCAAGCCTTTAGGGACCCAGGTGGCAGTGAACGCACACCAGTGGTTGGACAATGTAAGTGGTTTCATTTTTGTTTGATATGTACCATCACCCTGTCTTTACAAAGGGAGTGTTTGCTCCCTTAGTTCTCTGACCTAGTGATTCCATGTGAAAAACGTGTGCTGTTACTTATTTTCAGCCTGAACGGTGGAACAAGATCCGCATGGTGGTGAGCAGAGAAGATGTGGAGCTGGCATATCAGGAAGCAATGTTCAATATGGCTACTCTTAACCGTACCGGTGAGAGAATCTCCCCCTTCTTTATGGCAAGGCAAACCTATAACACAACTTGAAAAGTGAACTTGCtggatatataaaatatgtatttctgtgAAAGCGACACACTAAGTCCATTTGTTATGGTCCTATGTGTCTATGGGTGTTTTCCCTGCCTCCTCTTCCCCAGATTCAATAACATACAACACTGTCACGTGTGAACCTCCTGACGTTGGAAGGCACTGAAAGAATAAGTGTGTTGGAGCCAACCCACTCACTTCTGTATCGTTCTGTAACTGTTGCATATTTTTCCACTTCAAAACAGTTGTTCTTTTCAGAAGTGTTTTGTATTGATGtttaaaaatgctaaaattaAGACTACTTTTCACTTTGTTGGTAACATTGGGCCTCCAGTGAATTAATAGAGATTACAGAGGGGGTAAATATCTAATTGAAGGTTTGAACAGTCATAGGTAACCTTAGGACAGTTTAGCTTTACAATTGTAATCATTTCAATTGGCTGTTAAACTAAGTCACATAACTTCTGCCAGTTTTAGTGGAAAACCAGGAATGTAGCATTTACAGGCAGTTATAGTTGAATGGCCCTTTTATCCCAAACATGGCATGGTTGCAGCTTTTCCTTATGTTGTACATCATCAAACCGTGAAATAGCTAGAAATCTTTTGGTGAATTCCAGCCACCATAATGATCTCTGGGCCTATGCCCAAAAACCCCTACCCAGCTGGAATGTCTGGGATATTTAGTTTGGGACCATCAgtagttttttttcattaaaatacaCTAATTGCAGCCTCTGCTTGCTGATCTGGAGAATCCTTCCAACTTGTCTAGTTTGGCCTGAAATTTGCAATGAATGGCATCACACGTCATTTGAAGGGGGGAAACAATCACTCATTACTTGGAAAAATACTTAACTACAGTGCATTTGAAACCATTACGCAGAGGTAACTCGTTACTCACTGACACCCATGGCTGTCTTTCTCCAGCTGCAGCTCTGATGCACATGTTCAACGCACATGCTGCCACTGATATAACTGGTTTTGGAATCTTGGGCCATGCCCAGAATCTGGCACAGGAGCAGCACAGCGAGGTCAGCTTTGTCATCCACAACTTGCCGATTATCGCCAAGATGGCAGCTATTACCAAAACCTGCGGTAATCGTTACGGATTATTGCAAGGGACTTCTGCAGAGACATCAGGTGAGCATACTGCCAGTACAGGGCCTTCTACTTttgatgacaaaaaaaaaaaaagctcaataaACAAATATCTGTGGCTGTCTAAACTTTTTGTTTAATTGCTTGTTGCACACAGGAGGTCTTCTCATCTGTCTGCCACGGGAGCAGGCAGCCCGCTTTTGTGCGGAAATCAAATCACCAAAGCATGGAGAAGGTCACCAAGCCTGGATCATTGGCATAGTGGAGAAGGGCAATCGCTCAGCTCGCATCATTGAAAAGCCAAGGATTATCGAGGTGACCCCACGGGGAGCAGGGACCAGTGACAATAGTAATACTTCTACCTTAGATGGATCATGCTAAACTTCCAAGAATTATTTTTCCATGAAGGACGACTTAGTTTTGCGTGTGCTGCAGCTGGAATTAGATCTTTAATCTGAGAATGGATCTGCTGGTGATTGGctgatttttatgttttaatttggtTAATTCAATTTTACGGGAAGCAcagccttatttttttttctccatcacTCACTTCTAATCTTGGCTCCAGGCCTGAGCAGCTGGACTGAGATTGAGTGAGTAGAGGTGATTTTAGCTGCCCAGAACCATTCCTCTGTCCATGAAGTTGCTTTCTTTTGAAACCCATCATTGGGCTGGAAGTGGCGGATGCTTTCAGAAGATGGTAAAGACAGTGTCACCTCTTGGTAGGCCTTCCTGTCTTTTCAATAAACATCATGCTTTGTAGAACAGACTCAATGACCATGTGTTATGCATTAGAATTATTTCTTCTAAATGATGCGGGCTGCACTGGGGCTGTTACCTCTGTTTTGTTCTATCCAATATAGGGTCCCTCTTTAAAACTGgaaatagggttttttttttccaacttttatGAGTCTCCATGCTGGTCTTATAGTGGCCACTTCTCTGAGATTATTAGTGATCAACCAATACAACACGTCTCCATAGAAAGCAGGTGGACTACTGCGCATGTGTGACAATTGACATATGTTCCTGTATTCATCTGATATAAAGTATGACTGACATACTTCCCAGAGGAATAAGCACAGTGTATAAACTGTATATGCTTCTGAAGTAGAGCAGGAGAACCACCTGTTAGGAATGATGTTCTGCTTTTGTTTGCTGGCCAATTCTGTGTACAAGTCAGTGTGAATTGAACAGCATTGTTCagtgctcttaaagggactctccagtgccaggaaaataaacccgttttcctggcactgccggatcctgcagtgcccctctaccTCTCAccctcccccatcccatgttgctgagggggttaaaacccgcttcagtgacttacctgaatccagcacccgacccttggcgctgggtcagactccgcccATGCTCTTCCCCCGCcgaagggggagacctaatgtgcatgcgtggcaatggccgccCTCAcggattagacctccccataggaaagcattattcaatgctttcctatggggattccggtgacgctggaggtcctcatacatagcgtgaggacatccagcgtcgtttaaaacactttgtgttctaagaagccggaagtccctctagcggctgtctgacagacagccactagaggaggacataaccctgcaaggtaattattgcagttttataaaaaaactgcaataattacacctgcagggttaagggtgatgggagttggcacccaaaccactccaatgggcagaagtggtctgggtgtctggagtgtccctttaagtttcagcTTAAAATAAATATAGGAGAGGGGTGTGTGTAAACTATGGACTGAAAAaaatgggggagagggggtaaacTATGGACTGATAAGTCCTTATTGGTGTAAATTGCTGCATAgtatttattcccccttcacctGGGCATGCTGTGACACAATGCATTACAAGGTTGAcatgaaaaaggaaaaataaaaatgatcaaaggCTGATCTTTACTTCCAGGCCACCTTTTAACTGGGAGAACCAGCACTACAcacagcatttaaccccttaaggacacatgacatgtcacgattcccttttattccagaagtttggtccttaaggggttaaaatggtctATGAATTCACTAGAAACTTCTTTTATGCAAAAATCTATATTGCAATTTGCATCATTGTATACTTGGTAGCCCCCACAAAACAAACTGGTTATAgcagcacatttttatttttttgtgagagAAAGGCACAGATTATCCATATGTTTTTCCCAATTGCacttatttaaaaagaaattaaaaaaaaaaaaaaaaaaatccatcagtCAACAGTGGCGTTCAGTATAATTATACAGAGGCTCCCTCCCAATTCTTAACGAAGTGCATGTTTGCCCAGAACTGTGCTTATctataaataactcatttatatGCAATGAGCAAGTTCCCTCAAGCCATAAAGAATTAAAAGGTATTTACACTGATAAAATCAGACttgtaaaaatgtaaattctgggtccccccccccacactccttCGACGATCTTATGAATGGGATTTAAAAATTAAGCATATTCAGCCTCTTTCATCAGCTAGTAGAAAAAACTTGTATTGACTGTGTCAGATTGTCCAGGGCAGTGTAATCAATAGTGTTTGGAAGCATTACTGTATACAGTCCATCACGTGTATTTGCAATGTGTCCATATCAGGGGCAATGTACTGACATTTCGGGCAGCAGAATTCATGCGGTTCAGCCACAAATGCAGGAGGACCTGGATTGGGATAATGCCCTGTTAAAGAGAAATGGATTTTAGTACTTGGACAATAGTTTTAATAGGTATCAAATGAGTGATAAAACTGTAACGCACCaggctggctggctagttggtTATCAACATGTCTGTTCAGCATGTCCTGAAACCGGGTcctgaaataaaatacacatattagaAACTCATTCATAGGGGAAGAGGACACCTATCTGTGACTTGTGAATGGGTTTCTCAACCTTTCTCGCTGTAGATCCTCCAGCTGTTTCAGcaacttttctttttcttcctgTAGCTTTTCTTTCTCTTCGTGCAACTTGCCTCTAGCAGCACGCTCCTGTTGAAAGTCTTCATGATAAATGGAAacctggaggaaaaaaaaaaaaaaataggtggcaCACCAGGTTTAATCTTCCCTAGTGCATGTGTTATATAAATGGCAGATGTAAGTTTTGTCCACCACCTACCTGTGCTTCGAGGACGGGGATCCTGTCCAGCTTTGCATGCACCTCCTCCGAACCCTGCTTCAGCTTGTCTATCAGTTCTTGCTTGGCCACTAACGCCTCTTCAGCCTCCTGCAGCTGCTGTGTCAGGTCTGCCACTTGAACCTCACATTCCTGCATTTAATTCACAGCATATGAATGATTATCttcctacacactacatttaaatAACTTTAGTGGAGAGTTTATTTTTGTGGCGTCTTTACCTTTTATAAGAGTGTGGCTTTTAATACAAAGTGTACAATCCTCTAATCATCTCACTGCCAACTTGGGTTGCTGTTCCCTAAATGTACCAGTTCCAACTGGTATTAATAGAAACTTCACTCTTGCCCAAGATAAGTGGTGCTACTAGGAAAGAATCAGCACCTGAGGGTGACCACGATCCAGGTTTAACTCAGGTCTAGTAACCCAGGAAACAATCTGGTTATACGCTGCCATTTTAAGAGACAGGGGATCTGATCATATCAATTTTTTTTGAACTCTGAATGTATGGATCAGCTGAAGAGAAGTCATGTCTGAACTCAATGGAAAAGCTGAGGGGAGTTAGTATTTGTTTTCCATTAAATATGATCATCTAAAGTTTACTGTAGGTAGCAGGTACCTAAAAAAGACAACATGCTCAGATCTTCTCTTTATGTGTGTGGCAACTGGCTTGAGAAAATGTTTCCTATAGTTTTGTTTACAGGATATTGGGATAATGTGATTAAATGCAGCCCTGAAAACACTCCTTTCATCAATAAGTGTAACAG
This DNA window, taken from Pelobates fuscus isolate aPelFus1 chromosome 9, aPelFus1.pri, whole genome shotgun sequence, encodes the following:
- the SEPHS2 gene encoding selenide, water dikinase 2, with the translated sequence MAAGTLPAAMAPYFPGYRPFEPESLGLDPGFRLTSFSDMKGUGCKVPRETLLRLLTGLEEGEPHGEGGSGDSACPGQEGTNPRLGIGMDSCVIPLRHRGLSLVQTTDFFYPSVEDPYMQGRIACANVLSDLYAMGITECDNMLMLLSVSQKMTEEEREKVTPLMIKGFKDAAEEGGTSVTGGQTVVNPWIIIGGVATVVCQANEFIMPHNAVPGDVLVLTKPLGTQVAVNAHQWLDNPERWNKIRMVVSREDVELAYQEAMFNMATLNRTAAALMHMFNAHAATDITGFGILGHAQNLAQEQHSEVSFVIHNLPIIAKMAAITKTCGNRYGLLQGTSAETSGGLLICLPREQAARFCAEIKSPKHGEGHQAWIIGIVEKGNRSARIIEKPRIIEVTPRGAGTSDNSNTSTLDGSC